A single Cnuibacter physcomitrellae DNA region contains:
- a CDS encoding DEAD/DEAH box helicase: protein MSSDTLSFGALGVPAPLVDVLVEQGKSSPFPIQADTLPDTLAGRDVLGRGKTGSGKTLAFSIPMVARLAQDGAKRVPGRPRGLILAPTRELATQIAATLEPLASKARLSVTTIFGGVSQNKQVAALKAGVDIVVACPGRLDDLMKQGFVKLDDVQISVLDEADHMADLGFLPVVTRIMNATPQRGQRLLFSATLDNGVDKIVARFLHDQVLHSVDEATSHVAAMTHHLFEAADADAKKDLVRALASGTGRRILFMRTKHHAKKLAKQLTEWGIPAVDLHGNLSQNARDRNLAAFGSGEVRVLVATDVAARGVHVDDVELVVHVDPPTEHKAYLHRSGRTARAGSEGDVVTIMLPEQRRDVADMMRKAAIKVAAQKVTATSPEVLSLVGEQAAYVAPVKKAPVQQAPSRPGGSQGANAQRKRARRGGGSGAGSAEGAASGRSSSGRSGGRGGAGAAAGSGSGSGSGSAEGGRQGQRPARTRGGAGGGSGQARRGGGSTRSGSSVTYSTSTGGHSSAADFSASSGGGRRRGR from the coding sequence TTGTCTTCTGACACCCTGTCCTTCGGCGCGCTCGGCGTGCCGGCCCCTCTCGTCGACGTGCTCGTCGAGCAGGGCAAGTCCTCCCCGTTCCCGATCCAGGCCGACACCCTGCCCGACACTCTCGCGGGCCGCGACGTGCTCGGTCGGGGGAAGACCGGATCCGGCAAGACCCTCGCGTTCTCCATCCCGATGGTGGCGCGCCTGGCGCAGGACGGCGCGAAGCGCGTCCCGGGTCGCCCGCGCGGCCTCATCCTCGCCCCCACCCGTGAGCTCGCGACGCAGATCGCCGCGACCCTCGAGCCCCTGGCGAGCAAGGCCCGCCTCTCGGTCACCACGATCTTCGGCGGCGTCTCGCAGAACAAGCAGGTCGCCGCACTCAAGGCCGGCGTCGACATCGTCGTGGCCTGCCCCGGACGCCTCGACGACCTCATGAAGCAGGGCTTCGTGAAGCTCGACGACGTCCAGATCAGCGTGCTCGACGAGGCCGACCACATGGCCGACCTCGGCTTCCTGCCCGTCGTCACGCGCATCATGAACGCCACGCCTCAGCGCGGCCAGCGCCTGCTGTTCTCGGCGACCCTCGACAACGGGGTCGACAAGATCGTGGCGCGCTTCCTCCACGACCAGGTGCTGCACTCGGTCGACGAGGCCACCTCGCACGTCGCGGCGATGACGCACCACCTCTTCGAGGCCGCGGACGCCGATGCCAAGAAGGACCTCGTCCGCGCGCTCGCGTCGGGCACCGGCCGCCGCATCCTGTTCATGCGCACCAAGCACCACGCGAAGAAGCTCGCCAAGCAGCTCACCGAGTGGGGCATCCCCGCCGTGGACCTGCACGGCAACCTGTCGCAGAACGCCCGTGACCGCAACCTCGCCGCCTTCGGGTCGGGCGAGGTGCGCGTGCTCGTCGCCACCGACGTCGCCGCCCGCGGCGTGCACGTCGACGACGTCGAGCTCGTCGTCCACGTGGACCCGCCGACCGAGCACAAGGCGTACCTGCACCGCTCGGGTCGTACGGCTCGCGCGGGCAGCGAGGGCGACGTGGTGACGATCATGCTGCCGGAGCAGCGCCGCGACGTCGCCGACATGATGCGGAAGGCCGCCATCAAGGTCGCCGCGCAGAAGGTGACGGCCACCTCGCCCGAGGTGCTGTCGCTCGTCGGCGAGCAGGCCGCCTACGTCGCGCCCGTGAAGAAGGCGCCGGTGCAGCAGGCGCCGTCGCGGCCCGGTGGGTCGCAGGGCGCGAACGCGCAGCGGAAGCGCGCTCGCCGCGGGGGCGGATCGGGTGCGGGCTCGGCTGAGGGCGCCGCTTCGGGTCGCTCGTCGTCGGGTCGTTCCGGCGGACGCGGCGGGGCGGGTGCCGCAGCCGGCTCGGGTTCGGGCTCGGGCTCGGGCTCGGCGGAGGGTGGTCGCCAGGGCCAGCGCCCGGCGCGCACCCGCGGTGGGGCCGGCGGCGGCTCCGGCCAGGCGCGTCGCGGGGGCGGCTCGACCCGCTCGGGCAGCAGCGTGACGTACAGCACCTCGACCGGCGGGCACAGCTCGGCCGCCGACTTCTCCGCCTCCTCGGGCGGCGGACGCCGCCGCGGTCGCTGA
- a CDS encoding DUF1684 domain-containing protein, whose product MSIRTALETADWRQRVFALYAEVRRVSEVDPAAAHAAWRAARDELFATHPATPLLPEDRASFRGLPVADYDPAWRFVVDLAEPAEPASFEFETGTDGLVPFELLGVSHVPGVGDLDVWRLASYGGGLFLPVKDGLAGKPGGTYGGGRYLLDTIKGAHLGDPDGRLVLDFNFAYNPSCAYDPAWACPLAPAGDTVASEIPVGERYEGAH is encoded by the coding sequence GTGAGCATCCGCACCGCGCTCGAGACGGCTGACTGGCGTCAGCGCGTCTTCGCTCTCTACGCCGAGGTGCGCCGGGTGAGCGAGGTCGACCCCGCCGCCGCGCACGCGGCGTGGCGCGCCGCCCGCGACGAGCTCTTCGCGACGCATCCCGCCACTCCCCTGCTGCCCGAGGACAGGGCCTCGTTCCGCGGCCTGCCCGTTGCGGACTACGACCCCGCGTGGCGGTTCGTCGTCGACCTCGCCGAGCCGGCCGAGCCGGCGTCGTTCGAGTTCGAGACCGGGACCGACGGGCTCGTCCCGTTCGAGCTGCTCGGCGTCTCCCACGTGCCTGGCGTCGGCGACCTCGACGTGTGGCGTCTCGCGTCCTACGGCGGCGGGCTCTTCCTCCCGGTGAAGGACGGGCTCGCCGGGAAGCCCGGAGGGACCTACGGCGGCGGGCGGTACCTGCTCGACACGATCAAGGGCGCGCACCTGGGCGACCCCGACGGGCGGCTCGTGCTCGACTTCAACTTCGCCTACAACCCGTCGTGCGCCTACGACCCCGCGTGGGCGTGCCCCCTGGCGCCGGCGGGCGACACGGTCGCCTCGGAGATCCCCGTGGGCGAACGCTACGAAGGCGCTCACTGA
- a CDS encoding DUF427 domain-containing protein, producing the protein MKAVVDGTVIAEAPKEDLIAIEGNWYFPPSSVRSELLSESDTPYTCPWKGECQYFDVTVDGTSLHDRAWSYPNPYATAFDRVGKDFSNYVAFWKEVEVTE; encoded by the coding sequence ATGAAGGCAGTGGTCGACGGAACGGTCATCGCGGAGGCGCCCAAGGAGGACCTCATCGCCATCGAGGGCAACTGGTACTTCCCGCCGTCGAGCGTGAGGTCGGAGCTGCTCAGCGAGAGCGACACCCCCTACACGTGCCCGTGGAAGGGCGAGTGCCAGTACTTCGACGTCACCGTCGACGGCACCTCGCTCCACGACCGCGCGTGGTCGTACCCGAACCCGTACGCCACCGCGTTCGACCGCGTGGGCAAGGACTTCTCGAACTACGTCGCGTTCTGGAAAGAGGTCGAGGTCACCGAGTAG
- a CDS encoding Vgb family protein, producing MRRLLSFAAASLTTTALIFVSPLVADARPPVAPPSPGSHVLWHDVALPPGVQPSVITTAADGTVWFADGASSRLLAYDPATGSLAPYPLASDAFVVSIVEAADGAIWYSDPTAETVSRLDPDTGVIDETLMPAGIRPLALAASPDGSIWFGTSLADEVGHVAHGAPLELVTLAGSGGIPVDVTWGPDGRLWVAQYGVGAIDAYDPVSTRTTSYPISAFATSEIEAGADGALWLVDNNSLHRVGIDGSDETFIVPASSIAFPFSLTRGGDAVLYADTEGRILSVASDGAFTPLGPGGAGHLPQAIALAPDGSLWYTDPLRASLGWG from the coding sequence GTGCGTCGTCTCCTCTCCTTCGCCGCCGCGTCCCTCACGACGACGGCACTGATCTTCGTGTCTCCCCTCGTGGCCGACGCGCGTCCGCCGGTCGCCCCGCCGTCTCCCGGCTCGCACGTCCTCTGGCACGACGTCGCGCTCCCTCCCGGCGTTCAGCCGAGCGTCATCACGACGGCGGCCGATGGCACGGTCTGGTTCGCCGACGGCGCGTCATCCCGCCTGCTGGCCTACGACCCCGCCACAGGGTCGCTGGCCCCGTACCCCCTCGCGAGCGACGCGTTCGTCGTCTCGATCGTGGAAGCGGCCGACGGGGCGATCTGGTACTCCGACCCGACGGCCGAGACGGTGTCGAGGCTGGACCCCGACACCGGGGTGATCGACGAGACCCTCATGCCCGCGGGCATCCGTCCTCTGGCGCTCGCGGCGTCACCGGACGGGTCGATCTGGTTCGGCACCTCCCTCGCCGACGAGGTGGGGCACGTCGCGCACGGCGCCCCGCTCGAGCTCGTCACGCTCGCGGGCAGCGGCGGGATACCCGTCGACGTCACCTGGGGGCCAGACGGGCGGCTCTGGGTCGCGCAGTACGGCGTCGGAGCGATCGACGCCTACGACCCCGTCTCGACGCGCACGACGAGCTACCCGATCTCGGCCTTCGCGACGAGCGAGATCGAGGCGGGTGCCGACGGCGCCCTCTGGCTCGTCGACAACAACTCGCTCCACCGCGTGGGTATCGACGGCTCCGACGAGACCTTCATCGTGCCCGCGTCGTCGATCGCCTTCCCGTTCTCCCTCACCCGAGGCGGCGACGCCGTCCTCTACGCCGACACCGAGGGGCGGATCCTCTCCGTGGCGTCCGATGGGGCGTTCACCCCGCTCGGCCCCGGTGGCGCCGGCCATCTGCCCCAGGCCATCGCTCTCGCGCCGGATGGCTCCCTCTGGTACACCGACCCGTTGCGCGCTTCGCTGGGGTGGGGATGA